The region TAGTGAGTTCGGAGTCGATGGTGGGCCGGCAGCTAAGTCCCTTAGACCAAAATTTGATGTTTTCTCAAGACACGTGTCTGCTCAGACTGGGCTTCAAGTGCCAGATGTTGAAGTgagaaatgtttttatttctcttttatcttcTAGTACTGTTGGAAATGAACTTatcaaatatttatatgatGCCAACTAACAGCCAAAAGTGTGTATCACATTCACAGATCAAGTACCTAGTTGCTACTGCTGTAGCCATGAAGGGCCTTGGAAGCCTTCTTTTCATCTTTGGGAGCTCTCTTGGGGCATACCTCCTGGTCTGTAGTCTCAACTTATTTCATCCATATCTTCTGGGCCAAACGGATCAATTTTATCTTATCTGTTGAATCTTTTAGTTATTTACCGGGTTTACTCGTGCAGCTCTTACACCAGGCAATCGCTACTCCAATCTTGTACGACTTCTACAACTACGACGTTGACAGGAAAGAATTTGCTCTACTTTTCGTCAAGTTTACACAGGTCAGTCAATAGGACGGTCCTATCTATCAATTTTACCCGCTCATTTTCCGTATTCGCTATCTAACCGCACCATGCTTGTGTTTTCCTTTTCAGAGCTTGGCATTGTTGGGGGCATTGCTCTTCTTCATTGGCATGAAAAATTCGATGCCAAGGAGACTCAGGAAGAAGGCTCCCAAATCTAAAACAGTTTGAGAAAATTAAGTATGTCGTGTATCGGCGTCAGTCAATACAAATGAAAATCGTAGCGCCAACTCCTCAGCTCACAGTTTTCTTCTGTATTCGATTCTGATTTAAGGGTTTGATGTTATTGTTGTTGGGagtcaattgaaaattttgatttgggttttagAGATGTAAAATTTGCGAAGAGAAGAGATGATGGATGTTAGCTTCCAGGTTCaggttttagttttagttttagtaaTAGTTACAGTTGTAGTTTTACATTTGGTTTGGTGCCAGCATCTTTGTAATTCTCTCTgttaaaactatattaaaaattttcagaaaCTTCTACAGAATGGCCTGAATGATTAGGTTCAAAAGCCATTTGTCATGTTTGCTCCTGCCGCCTGGCCAAATAGGAGCAATTTGTCATGTTTGTTCCTGCATTATTACACTGTTTGATGTCTTGGTTTgcataatttattttgagtaTAAACAAATAGGGAacaattacattatatatatatttttataaatttctgaaaattttaggTATGACATATTAGCATTTCAAGATTATGTTGGGCccatgtttaaaaaaaaacttattatttttgttttggagTTCTATCCACattttgaaaatacaaatatgaAAAGGTCATGGATATTGCTGATAGCTTTTTATTATTAGGGCCGTTTGATTGCATTtagttagattttttttttaatttacataaaaaataaaaattatcttcctaaatgatttttttttcataaaaagtaAGTTAACACATGTTTTAATAGTTGTATTGGTATTCAATTTTATGGGAAATATAGTGTGTTAaataataaagatgaaatttaatttttcggatgtaatattttctataaaattttcatattatcacacgtt is a window of Diospyros lotus cultivar Yz01 chromosome 10, ASM1463336v1, whole genome shotgun sequence DNA encoding:
- the LOC127812317 gene encoding uncharacterized protein LOC127812317 — protein: MAFVSFLGRVLFVSVFILSAWQEFSEFGVDGGPAAKSLRPKFDVFSRHVSAQTGLQVPDVEIKYLVATAVAMKGLGSLLFIFGSSLGAYLLLLHQAIATPILYDFYNYDVDRKEFALLFVKFTQSLALLGALLFFIGMKNSMPRRLRKKAPKSKTV